In Saccharicrinis fermentans DSM 9555 = JCM 21142, a genomic segment contains:
- the hemC gene encoding hydroxymethylbilane synthase: MMESDKIIVGTRGSKLALYQANKVKEELEVQYPKLTVEIKVIKTKGDKILDVALSKIGDKGLFTKELEVALLSKEIDLAVHSLKDLPTDLPDDFKVGAVLERADFRDALVSKGGVKLCELKTSHKIATSSLRRIAGLKKINPDFEIVDIRGNVNTRLQRMEDGHCDAMVMAAAGLQRLGLDHYITEILEPDGFIPAVAQGAIAVETCAGDDRTNNLLQAINHEPTQQAVKAERAFMRSLEGGCQVPVGAYSSCHNDKLTLTGFVSSLDGTCYLKETLFDQVENANALGERLAQALVEKGALEILKEIRANG; encoded by the coding sequence ATGATGGAATCAGATAAAATAATTGTTGGTACCAGAGGAAGTAAATTAGCACTTTATCAGGCCAATAAGGTTAAGGAGGAATTAGAAGTTCAATATCCGAAACTCACCGTTGAAATAAAAGTAATAAAAACAAAGGGGGATAAGATCTTGGATGTGGCTCTGTCTAAAATTGGAGATAAAGGATTATTTACCAAAGAGCTGGAGGTAGCCTTGCTCTCCAAAGAAATTGATCTGGCTGTTCATAGCTTAAAAGACCTGCCGACGGATTTACCCGACGACTTTAAGGTTGGTGCAGTGTTGGAACGGGCCGACTTTAGAGATGCGCTGGTCAGTAAAGGGGGGGTGAAATTGTGTGAACTAAAGACTTCGCATAAGATAGCCACTTCAAGTCTTCGCAGAATAGCAGGTCTTAAAAAGATAAATCCTGATTTTGAGATAGTGGATATAAGAGGTAATGTGAATACACGCCTTCAACGAATGGAGGATGGGCATTGTGATGCTATGGTTATGGCAGCGGCAGGACTACAAAGACTGGGATTGGATCATTATATTACTGAAATTTTGGAGCCCGATGGATTTATTCCAGCAGTGGCACAAGGCGCTATTGCTGTTGAAACATGTGCAGGTGATGATCGTACCAATAATTTATTGCAAGCGATTAATCATGAACCCACCCAACAGGCTGTTAAAGCCGAACGAGCATTTATGAGAAGCTTGGAGGGAGGATGTCAGGTGCCTGTAGGTGCCTATAGCTCATGCCACAATGATAAACTTACTTTAACCGGGTTTGTTTCGTCTTTGGATGGTACTTGCTACTTGAAAGAGACTTTGTTTGATCAGGTAGAGAATGCGAATGCATTAGGGGAAAGGCTTGCTCAAGCCTTAGTGGAGAAAGGAGCATTGGAAATATTAAAGGAGATACGCGCCAATGGGTGA
- a CDS encoding DUF349 domain-containing protein, producing the protein MEANDLNKSGNEEKDLNKIDPSLEEKKGENFSDDTDSTQEEKEAIREEAEPPKETTTGVDEQGDLSEEGGEKEESVETEASPDIHSAATPVNPEKTEGGSEKEEEAKPVLEKIDLSALNREQLVNRLSYINKTFDVPTIRDEVEDIKSLFYKLYNEEVEELKSRFIASGEVEENFAPPQDPFEVEIKELLKDFRYRKAAFMHKLETEKEKNLKAKMEVIESIKNLINRQESLNETFNEFKALQQKFHEIGSIPQNKVRDVWDTYNLHIENFYNYVKINKELRDLDLKKNLVLKTELCEKAEALLDETAVVNSFKTLQKYHDRWREVGPVPKEKKDELWERFKAATTKINQKHQEYFEGLKDQLKENLKQKTDLCEKAEGIVKEEAHSPKEWEEKSKKLIELQQTWKTIGFAPKKDNNAIYERFRTACDKFFENKRVFFKSYKNEQQQHLVLKTQLCEKAEAMKDSTDWRKTTEEFIRIQKEWKQIGPVPRRQSDAVWHRFRTACDAFFDNKSKFFNKIDESQEENLKKKQALIEEIKGFHNLEDNEETFKMLQDYQRKFSEIGHVPFKEKDRVNQEFRSEINKHFDALNMDEYHKNVQKFRNRLENIKHSDHLDDKVSQERHKLLMKLKQLENDIIVWENNIGFFAKGKSSDSLIKDFQHKIENGKRNAKLLQEKIRMLDKLED; encoded by the coding sequence ATGGAAGCTAATGATCTAAATAAATCCGGCAACGAAGAAAAGGATTTAAACAAAATCGACCCAAGTTTAGAAGAAAAGAAAGGGGAGAATTTTTCTGATGATACAGATTCAACACAAGAAGAAAAGGAGGCTATTCGTGAGGAAGCCGAACCGCCAAAGGAAACTACCACGGGTGTAGACGAGCAGGGTGATCTTTCAGAAGAAGGCGGTGAGAAGGAAGAGTCGGTAGAGACAGAAGCGTCCCCAGATATCCATTCCGCTGCAACTCCTGTTAATCCGGAAAAAACGGAAGGAGGGTCTGAGAAGGAGGAAGAGGCCAAGCCTGTTCTTGAAAAGATAGATTTATCAGCCCTCAACCGAGAACAATTGGTGAACAGGCTAAGTTATATCAATAAAACCTTTGACGTTCCTACCATTAGAGATGAGGTGGAGGATATTAAGTCCTTGTTTTATAAGCTTTATAATGAAGAGGTGGAGGAACTTAAGTCTCGTTTTATTGCCTCGGGTGAAGTGGAGGAAAACTTTGCTCCTCCACAGGATCCGTTTGAGGTGGAGATTAAAGAGCTACTCAAGGACTTCAGATATAGGAAAGCAGCTTTTATGCACAAGCTGGAAACGGAAAAGGAGAAGAATCTGAAGGCTAAAATGGAAGTTATTGAGTCCATTAAAAACTTAATTAACCGTCAGGAATCTTTAAACGAAACATTTAATGAGTTTAAAGCACTTCAGCAAAAGTTTCATGAAATAGGTTCTATTCCTCAGAATAAGGTGAGGGACGTTTGGGATACGTATAATCTGCACATAGAAAATTTTTATAACTACGTAAAAATCAATAAAGAACTTCGTGATCTGGATTTGAAAAAGAACCTGGTATTGAAGACCGAACTTTGTGAAAAGGCAGAGGCTTTATTGGATGAAACGGCCGTGGTGAATAGTTTTAAGACCTTACAGAAATACCATGACAGATGGCGTGAAGTTGGTCCTGTTCCGAAAGAGAAAAAGGATGAATTGTGGGAACGATTTAAGGCAGCAACCACTAAAATAAACCAGAAACACCAAGAATACTTTGAGGGCTTGAAGGATCAGTTGAAGGAAAATTTGAAACAGAAAACTGATCTGTGTGAAAAAGCAGAGGGCATTGTGAAGGAAGAGGCACATTCGCCCAAAGAATGGGAGGAGAAAAGTAAAAAACTAATAGAACTTCAACAAACATGGAAGACGATTGGTTTTGCGCCTAAGAAAGATAATAATGCTATTTATGAGCGCTTTAGGACTGCTTGTGATAAATTCTTTGAGAATAAGAGAGTGTTCTTTAAATCCTATAAGAATGAGCAGCAACAACATCTTGTGCTTAAAACACAATTGTGCGAGAAAGCTGAAGCCATGAAGGATAGCACGGATTGGAGAAAGACAACGGAGGAATTTATTCGGATTCAAAAGGAATGGAAGCAGATAGGTCCTGTACCACGACGTCAGTCAGATGCTGTATGGCATCGATTCCGCACTGCTTGTGATGCGTTTTTTGATAATAAATCAAAATTCTTCAATAAAATTGATGAGTCACAAGAGGAGAATCTGAAAAAGAAACAGGCGTTGATTGAGGAAATAAAAGGCTTTCATAATCTTGAAGACAATGAAGAAACATTTAAAATGCTTCAGGATTATCAACGTAAATTTTCAGAGATAGGACATGTGCCATTCAAAGAAAAAGATAGGGTGAACCAAGAGTTTCGTAGCGAGATAAACAAGCATTTTGATGCACTTAATATGGATGAGTATCATAAAAATGTGCAGAAGTTTAGAAACAGATTGGAAAATATTAAGCACTCGGATCACTTGGATGATAAAGTGTCGCAGGAAAGGCATAAGTTGTTGATGAAACTCAAACAGCTGGAAAATGATATTATAGTTTGGGAAAATAATATTGGTTTCTTTGCTAAGGGTAAAAGCTCTGATTCTTTGATCAAAGATTTTCAACATAAAATAGAAAATGGAAAACGTAATGCCAAACTCCTACAGGAGAAAATAAGAATGCTCGATAAATTGGAAGATTAA
- a CDS encoding LytR/AlgR family response regulator transcription factor has product MNCIIIDDDKLSTKIIAEFVEKTDELNLIETYESAVDGINYLNGKHNAQIDILFLDIEMPEMTGIDVLKTLNILPQVIIYSSQEKYALESYEYNVTDYLLKPVTYPRFLKAINKVKEKNEKSEDLTKNSTEIFIKNNSSLVRVKYEDILWIEALENYVVVNTFRDKYTIHFTMKAISDKMPSDKFVRVHRSFIVNLSKIKVIEDNSVVIKTESGSKVIPIGKSYKDQLMNDINLITK; this is encoded by the coding sequence ATGAATTGTATAATTATTGACGACGACAAGTTATCAACCAAGATTATTGCGGAGTTTGTAGAAAAAACAGACGAACTTAACCTAATTGAAACATACGAAAGTGCTGTTGATGGTATTAACTATCTTAATGGTAAGCATAATGCGCAAATTGATATTCTTTTCTTAGATATTGAGATGCCTGAAATGACAGGTATAGATGTGTTAAAAACGCTGAATATATTGCCGCAAGTCATTATTTATTCTTCACAAGAAAAATATGCCCTGGAGTCGTATGAGTATAATGTAACTGACTATTTACTTAAACCAGTCACCTATCCTCGGTTCTTAAAGGCTATTAATAAGGTAAAAGAGAAAAACGAAAAGAGTGAAGATTTAACCAAAAATTCCACTGAGATATTCATAAAAAATAACTCATCACTGGTCAGGGTTAAGTATGAGGATATTCTTTGGATTGAGGCTTTAGAAAATTATGTGGTGGTAAATACCTTCAGGGATAAATACACCATTCATTTTACCATGAAAGCAATTTCTGATAAAATGCCCTCCGACAAATTTGTGAGGGTTCATCGATCTTTTATCGTGAATCTAAGTAAAATTAAAGTTATTGAAGATAATTCAGTGGTGATTAAAACAGAGTCGGGGTCTAAAGTTATTCCTATTGGAAAATCCTATAAAGATCAATTGATGAATGATATAAATCTGATTACGAAATAA
- the hemL gene encoding glutamate-1-semialdehyde 2,1-aminomutase, translating into MNIKNSVIAYQEAVKHIPGGVNSPVRAFNSVGGNPLFIKKANGSKIIDIDNNEYVDYVGSWGPMILGHAHPDVVEALHQTAMNGTSYGAPTVIETEMANLICQLIPSIERVRMVNSGTEATMSALRLARGYTQRDLVIKFEGCYHGHGDSFLIKAGSGALTFGTPNSPGVTKGTASDTLTAVYNDLDSVLSLFSQYKDQIAAVILEPVTGNMGVIKPTEQFIHGLRKACTDNGTLLIFDEVMTGFRVARGGAQELLDITPDLTTLGKIIGGGLPVGAYGGKKEIMDMLAPNGPVYQAGTLSGNPMAMAAGLTTLKIVNEIDGFYEQLEEKAAFLAEGIQKNLEALNFPGVINRVGSMFTLFFTKETEVNNFSDVMKCDTDLFAQYFKLGLENGIYTAPSQFEAGFVSIAHSQEDLQKTIDKSYDAFKQLLALNDSL; encoded by the coding sequence ATGAATATAAAAAATAGTGTCATTGCTTATCAGGAAGCAGTAAAACATATACCAGGCGGTGTTAACTCTCCAGTAAGGGCTTTTAATTCAGTGGGTGGGAATCCACTTTTTATAAAAAAAGCCAATGGATCCAAAATAATAGATATAGATAATAACGAGTATGTTGATTATGTAGGTTCATGGGGGCCGATGATTTTAGGGCATGCACACCCTGATGTGGTGGAGGCTTTACATCAAACAGCGATGAATGGTACCAGTTATGGTGCTCCTACTGTGATAGAAACAGAAATGGCAAATCTGATCTGCCAACTGATTCCTTCCATTGAGCGTGTTCGGATGGTGAATTCCGGAACAGAGGCTACCATGAGTGCCCTTCGCTTGGCACGTGGCTATACACAGCGTGATTTGGTCATTAAGTTTGAAGGGTGTTATCATGGCCATGGCGATAGTTTCTTGATCAAAGCAGGATCGGGTGCCTTAACTTTTGGAACACCTAACTCTCCTGGCGTTACCAAAGGAACTGCCAGTGATACATTAACAGCTGTTTATAATGATTTGGATTCTGTTTTAAGTCTTTTTTCACAGTATAAAGATCAGATTGCAGCCGTCATCCTGGAGCCTGTGACGGGAAATATGGGGGTCATAAAGCCCACCGAGCAGTTTATTCATGGATTGAGGAAAGCATGTACCGATAATGGAACATTACTTATTTTTGATGAGGTAATGACTGGCTTTCGTGTGGCTAGAGGTGGAGCACAGGAGTTACTGGACATTACCCCGGATTTAACAACCTTGGGTAAAATTATAGGAGGTGGTCTGCCGGTAGGAGCATATGGTGGTAAAAAAGAAATAATGGATATGTTGGCACCTAATGGTCCTGTATATCAGGCAGGTACTTTGTCGGGTAATCCTATGGCCATGGCAGCAGGCTTAACTACCTTAAAAATTGTGAATGAAATAGATGGATTTTATGAGCAATTGGAGGAGAAAGCAGCCTTTTTAGCAGAGGGTATTCAAAAGAACCTGGAGGCACTGAATTTTCCAGGTGTCATCAATAGGGTAGGCTCTATGTTTACCTTGTTTTTTACCAAAGAAACAGAAGTGAATAATTTTTCGGATGTGATGAAATGTGATACCGATTTATTTGCCCAGTATTTTAAATTGGGACTGGAAAATGGTATCTATACGGCACCATCCCAGTTCGAGGCAGGTTTTGTTTCCATAGCACATAGCCAGGAAGATTTACAAAAAACGATCGATAAAAGCTATGATGCTTTTAAACAATTATTAGCGTTAAACGATTCACTTTAA
- the hemB gene encoding porphobilinogen synthase, with translation MAFPITRLRRLRSTEVSRNMIRETQLTKNDLIMPLFVRPGKGVQNPINSMPGNYQLSVDLLVEKCKELYNKGVQSVLLFGIPEHKDEHGLVACEENGIVQQATRAIKKELPELFLIADVCNCEYTTHGHCGTVIDGDVDNDSTLITLGKQSVSLAQAGIDMIAPSDMMDGRVGFIRKALDDHHFANMPIMAYSAKYASAFYGPFRDAAESAPQFGNRATYQMDPANSNEAIREVEQDIIEGADMVMVKPALSYLDVIQRVKTEFNMPLCAYNVSGEFSMVKAAAERGWVDEERITMEVLTSIKRAGADVIISYHTQDVIEKL, from the coding sequence ATGGCTTTCCCAATAACAAGACTTCGAAGATTAAGAAGCACAGAGGTTTCTCGTAATATGATTCGAGAAACACAGCTGACCAAAAATGATCTGATCATGCCTTTGTTTGTTCGTCCCGGAAAAGGCGTGCAAAACCCTATTAACTCCATGCCAGGCAATTATCAGTTATCGGTGGATTTGTTGGTTGAAAAATGTAAAGAACTTTATAATAAGGGAGTGCAATCAGTCTTGCTTTTTGGTATTCCTGAGCATAAAGATGAACATGGATTAGTGGCTTGTGAGGAAAATGGAATTGTGCAACAAGCAACCAGAGCCATCAAAAAAGAATTACCAGAACTTTTCTTGATAGCCGATGTTTGTAACTGTGAATATACTACACATGGTCACTGCGGAACAGTTATTGACGGAGATGTGGACAATGATTCGACCCTGATTACTTTGGGTAAACAATCGGTTTCTTTGGCTCAGGCTGGTATCGATATGATTGCGCCAAGTGATATGATGGATGGACGTGTGGGCTTTATCCGTAAGGCGCTGGATGACCATCACTTTGCAAATATGCCCATTATGGCTTATTCGGCCAAGTACGCTTCGGCTTTTTATGGTCCCTTCCGTGATGCTGCTGAGAGTGCTCCTCAGTTTGGAAATAGGGCAACTTACCAGATGGATCCAGCGAATAGCAATGAGGCTATCCGCGAAGTGGAACAGGATATTATAGAGGGTGCAGATATGGTAATGGTGAAACCGGCATTGAGTTATCTGGATGTGATCCAACGTGTAAAAACCGAATTTAATATGCCTCTTTGTGCTTATAATGTAAGTGGTGAGTTTTCAATGGTAAAAGCAGCTGCCGAAAGAGGATGGGTAGATGAGGAACGAATCACCATGGAGGTTTTAACTTCTATCAAACGAGCAGGTGCTGACGTGATTATATCCTACCATACACAGGACGTGATCGAAAAATTGTAG
- a CDS encoding HU family DNA-binding protein, giving the protein MNKAQLIDAIAGDSGLTKADAKKALDSFINVTSEALKGGDRISLIGFGSFSVSERSARTGRNPQTGKEIQIAAKKVVKFKAGSELGDAVN; this is encoded by the coding sequence ATGAACAAAGCTCAATTGATTGATGCTATCGCCGGAGATTCTGGTCTAACAAAAGCAGACGCAAAAAAAGCGTTAGATTCATTTATTAACGTTACAAGCGAAGCACTTAAAGGTGGTGACCGTATTTCTTTAATCGGTTTCGGTTCTTTTTCCGTTTCTGAAAGAAGTGCAAGAACAGGAAGAAACCCTCAAACAGGTAAAGAAATTCAAATTGCTGCCAAAAAGGTGGTTAAATTTAAAGCGGGTAGCGAACTAGGTGACGCTGTAAACTAG
- the hemA gene encoding glutamyl-tRNA reductase, whose translation MIGVIGVNHKTASLDIRDLFSIAQDDIIPLSENILLNQDIVGVVIVATCNRTEIYYSHQKSDVSQLKEALLKKVHLFLGLDKSYDEHFYHLSQSDAIRHLFKVISGVDSMVLGENQIVNQMKKSYLYSTEANLTDAVLMRLFQKSFECSKRVRTETEIQQGATSIGYLGIDLCSREFENIKEKSVLVIGAGETGELSIRGLIKRGVDDIYVTNRTDKKALEVAEKNNIKPMLFGNYKEQLHKVDIVITATDAGKYLIEKKDVEIASDLRNGKKQLYIDLSVPRNVDLEVAEVKGVQLYSVDDLKNILDAHQDMRENSLGKAEVIIDELVDDSLMWLNSRSLRPVINTITTNMQELNKRELAEFRRCLGDEACDQLEKMTGLLTQKYIRYLIKNLKEVTNNGSSTQSLDDINQLFKFDI comes from the coding sequence ATGATCGGTGTAATTGGTGTAAACCATAAAACAGCCTCTCTGGATATCAGAGATTTATTTTCTATTGCACAAGACGATATTATTCCACTTTCTGAAAATATTTTGTTGAATCAGGATATTGTAGGGGTGGTCATTGTAGCTACTTGTAATCGTACTGAGATATATTATTCGCATCAAAAATCGGATGTATCACAACTGAAAGAAGCTCTTTTAAAAAAGGTGCATCTGTTTTTAGGGTTGGATAAAAGCTATGATGAACATTTTTACCACTTATCACAGTCGGATGCTATCAGACATCTTTTTAAGGTGATATCAGGGGTTGATTCAATGGTTTTGGGTGAAAACCAAATTGTAAACCAAATGAAGAAATCTTATTTGTATAGTACCGAAGCCAACTTGACAGATGCTGTGTTAATGCGTTTGTTCCAAAAGTCTTTTGAGTGTAGTAAGCGAGTTCGTACCGAAACTGAGATTCAGCAAGGTGCCACATCAATAGGGTATCTGGGGATTGATTTATGCTCCAGGGAGTTTGAAAATATCAAAGAAAAAAGTGTATTGGTAATAGGGGCCGGCGAAACGGGTGAGCTGTCTATACGTGGACTGATTAAACGAGGTGTTGATGATATATATGTAACCAATCGTACGGATAAAAAAGCACTGGAAGTAGCTGAGAAAAATAATATTAAGCCGATGTTATTCGGTAATTACAAAGAGCAACTTCATAAAGTGGATATAGTGATTACTGCTACCGATGCAGGAAAGTATCTTATAGAGAAAAAAGACGTGGAGATTGCATCGGATTTACGTAATGGAAAAAAACAACTGTATATTGATCTGTCGGTTCCTAGAAATGTCGATTTGGAGGTGGCTGAAGTAAAAGGTGTGCAGCTTTACAGCGTGGATGACCTAAAGAATATATTGGATGCCCACCAAGATATGCGTGAGAATAGCTTGGGAAAAGCAGAAGTTATTATCGATGAATTGGTAGATGATTCGTTGATGTGGTTGAATAGCCGCTCCTTGAGGCCTGTTATCAACACGATAACGACTAATATGCAGGAGCTTAATAAACGAGAGCTGGCAGAGTTTCGCCGCTGTTTGGGTGATGAAGCCTGCGATCAATTGGAAAAGATGACCGGCTTGCTAACTCAAAAGTATATCAGGTATTTAATCAAAAATCTGAAGGAGGTTACCAATAATGGAAGTTCTACCCAATCATTGGACGATATCAATCAATTGTTTAAATTTGATATTTAA
- a CDS encoding uroporphyrinogen-III synthase translates to MGDSFQNDTAISLQGKCFISTRPLGKSSELSVLLRQYGADLLELPMIELSAMECDEACEDILKHYHRYTHIAFTSAYGFNFFYQKICKHPDFEAIVSNLKIASIGYKTSELIRQSGWIIDFDGKAKTGAEFADKLVDYLAGKNARLIWATGSLSPNLLMEKISAVAQVTRVNLYQNTLPKNIDEALLQRIKEKKYDMIVLTSPSAFKNLFKIMNTKELCVVCIGRVTAFEVERHGIKPLVIANEPSSKGITEAILEYYKSR, encoded by the coding sequence ATGGGTGATTCTTTTCAAAATGATACGGCCATATCTCTTCAGGGTAAGTGTTTTATATCTACACGACCATTGGGAAAATCTAGTGAGTTGAGTGTTTTACTTCGACAGTATGGTGCAGATCTGTTGGAGTTGCCAATGATCGAATTGTCCGCGATGGAATGTGATGAGGCATGTGAAGACATACTGAAGCATTACCATCGGTATACGCATATTGCTTTTACCAGTGCTTATGGATTCAATTTTTTCTATCAGAAAATATGTAAGCACCCAGATTTTGAAGCCATAGTGTCTAATTTAAAGATTGCTTCTATTGGATATAAGACATCAGAACTGATACGTCAATCGGGATGGATCATTGATTTTGATGGCAAAGCAAAGACAGGAGCAGAGTTTGCTGATAAATTAGTGGATTACCTTGCAGGAAAAAATGCGCGGTTAATATGGGCTACTGGCTCCTTGTCACCGAACCTACTGATGGAGAAAATAAGCGCTGTTGCGCAGGTTACACGCGTAAATCTATATCAAAATACTTTACCCAAAAATATTGATGAGGCATTACTCCAAAGGATCAAAGAAAAAAAATATGATATGATTGTGTTGACCAGTCCTTCGGCCTTTAAGAACTTATTTAAAATAATGAATACCAAAGAACTTTGTGTGGTTTGTATTGGACGTGTGACAGCATTTGAAGTAGAACGACATGGTATTAAACCTTTGGTCATTGCCAATGAACCCAGTTCAAAGGGAATTACCGAAGCTATTTTGGAATATTACAAAAGCCGGTAG
- a CDS encoding TrmH family RNA methyltransferase, with amino-acid sequence MKYKHMREELVQFLSEHVTENRNALFDKVLKDRTKYITVVLEDIYQSHNASAVLRSCDCFGIQDIHVIENRNSLSVSRDVALGSTKWLSMSRYNEEENNTRSALRNLKNEGYRIVATSPHTNDVELYDFDVSKGKAAIVFGTELTGISDVVKEEADEFLRIPMYGFTESFNISVSAALVLQHLAHEIRRKEVEWQLTEPEVLEVKLQWLKRTVKSAELIEREFYRKKI; translated from the coding sequence ATGAAATATAAACACATGAGAGAAGAGTTAGTGCAGTTTTTAAGTGAACATGTAACAGAGAATAGGAATGCATTGTTTGATAAGGTGTTAAAGGATAGAACCAAATATATAACAGTGGTTTTAGAAGATATTTACCAGTCACACAATGCCAGTGCAGTGCTTCGATCGTGTGACTGCTTTGGTATTCAGGATATTCATGTTATTGAAAACAGAAATTCATTGAGTGTTTCCAGAGACGTGGCATTGGGGTCTACCAAATGGTTGAGTATGAGTAGGTATAATGAGGAAGAGAACAATACGCGTTCGGCTTTGCGGAATTTGAAAAATGAAGGATATCGTATCGTGGCAACAAGTCCACATACCAATGATGTTGAACTTTATGATTTTGATGTTTCTAAAGGAAAGGCTGCCATCGTATTTGGTACTGAATTAACAGGAATATCAGATGTGGTAAAGGAAGAAGCTGATGAATTTTTGCGTATTCCAATGTATGGATTTACGGAGAGTTTTAATATTTCAGTTTCTGCGGCTTTGGTATTGCAACATCTGGCCCATGAAATTAGAAGAAAAGAAGTGGAGTGGCAGCTGACTGAACCAGAGGTGCTGGAAGTTAAACTGCAATGGCTCAAAAGAACCGTAAAGAGCGCAGAGCTCATTGAAAGAGAATTTTATCGAAAAAAAATATAA
- the trmD gene encoding tRNA (guanosine(37)-N1)-methyltransferase TrmD → MRIDILTLFPDMFQGPFSESIIKRAQEKGCVEIHCHNIRDYSTNKHKKVDDYAFSGGAGMVMSIEPIAILIEKLKAQRDYDQIIYTTPDGQTLNQGISNQLSLSGNLMILCGHYKGVDQRVRDHYITMELSIGDYVLTGGELAAAVITDSVVRLIPGVISDETSALTDSFQDGLLAPPVYTRPADYKGWKVPDILLSGDTKKVEQWKEQQAFERTRQRRPDLLK, encoded by the coding sequence ATGCGAATTGATATATTAACCTTGTTTCCTGATATGTTTCAAGGGCCATTTAGTGAATCTATTATAAAGAGAGCACAAGAAAAAGGATGTGTTGAGATCCATTGTCACAACATCAGAGATTATTCAACCAACAAACATAAAAAAGTTGACGACTACGCATTTAGTGGCGGAGCCGGCATGGTAATGAGTATTGAGCCCATTGCTATCCTCATAGAAAAATTAAAGGCCCAACGCGACTACGACCAGATTATTTACACCACACCGGATGGACAAACACTAAACCAAGGTATCTCGAACCAACTTTCGCTGAGCGGTAACCTAATGATTTTATGCGGACACTACAAAGGGGTAGACCAAAGAGTAAGGGATCATTATATTACTATGGAATTATCCATTGGTGATTATGTTTTAACAGGAGGAGAACTTGCTGCTGCTGTAATCACCGATTCTGTGGTTCGATTGATACCCGGAGTTATTTCCGACGAAACTTCTGCACTAACAGACTCGTTTCAAGATGGCTTACTGGCTCCACCTGTTTACACACGACCAGCAGATTATAAAGGATGGAAAGTACCTGACATCCTCTTATCGGGCGATACTAAGAAAGTTGAGCAATGGAAAGAACAACAAGCTTTTGAAAGAACGCGACAACGAAGGCCCGACCTGCTAAAATAA